The proteins below come from a single Chrysoperla carnea chromosome 1, inChrCarn1.1, whole genome shotgun sequence genomic window:
- the LOC123290374 gene encoding lysozyme-like, whose product MKSVFVICLLALISVYQINARVLSRCDLAREFKQKGEFTDEDLPNWVCIAEHESHGNTSAIRGPGWDGSFDYGLFLLSDNYWCNKGTPGKQCNVACESLLLDNVQASVDCAKVVYYYHGFTAWQSWYAFCNGKLPDLSECFTNSSSVL is encoded by the exons atgaaatctgTTTTCGTAATTTGTTTACTTGCTTTAATAAGCGTTTATCAAATAAACGCTCGAGTTTTGTCAAGATGTGATCTTGCAcgtgaatttaaacaaaaaggtGAATTCACCGATGAAGATTTACCAAACT gGGTATGCATTGCTGAACATGAAAGTCATGGAAATACATCAGCAATTCGTGGTCCCGGTTGGGATGGTAGCTTCGATTATGGTTTATTCTTGCTAAGTGATAACTATTGGTGTAATAAAGGTACACCAGGTAAACAATGTAATGTTGCTTGTGAAAGTTTATTATTGGATAATGTTCAAGCATCAGTCGATTGTGCTAAAGTTGTTTACTACTATCATGGATTTACCGCTTGGCAAAGTTGGTATGCATTCTGTAATGGTAAATTACCGGATTTAAGTGAATGTTTTACTAATTCTAGTagtgttttgtaa
- the LOC123306212 gene encoding calcium/calmodulin-dependent 3',5'-cyclic nucleotide phosphodiesterase 1-like isoform X6 gives MSCPNLTISGRGQPDIIIIDTDGILLRDHFNTTNVASPPDRRITKDDSVICSRQAATQGNNRNEQGSLTIVRRSSGKKSNRTSPQSPTGSGVAGAIDSLSSSTSGAMAAVSNTSVTTSMQPASCTDDDSILDTVDLSTDNLPAVDTPDACDKAALRLRCLLRQLQCGEISADLLQRNLHYAARVLEAVFIDETKETPSRGQNNEETSHQAPSRTTSCELRSNNSTQPAVQRRRLRTPVWARRLADEDDELSEVQPDAVPPEVREWLASTFTRQLATTRRKADEKPKFRSVAHAIRAGIFVDRIYRRVSSSAMMQFPPEVVKVLKTLDDWSFDVFGLSEAATSQPLKYLGYDLLNRYGMIHKFKVPPSILETFLSRIEDGYCKYKNPYHNNLHAADVAQTVHYMLCQTGLMNWLTDLEIFATLVAAIIHDYEHTGTTNNFHVMSGTETALLYNDRAVLENHHISAAFRVMKDDECNILQNLSRDEFREFRTLVIDMVLATDMSFHFQQLKNMKNLISLAEPTVDKSKAVSLVLHCCDISHPAKEYDLHHRWTMLLLEEFFRQGDKEQELGLPFSPLCDRNNTLVAESQIGFIEFIVEPSLSVCSDMLEVILGPFASANTTTTSASGSATIVHHQQTIEEKPGSQQTSSPSKSKKTKIQRPWVHCLLENKRIWKEQAAKDAEIRAQNAQQQENPPSSEE, from the exons TTGCGAGTCCGCCAGATCGACGAATAACAAAAGACGACAGTGTTATTTGTTCGAGACAAGCAGCAACACAAGGAAATAATCGAAATG AACAAGGATCATTGACAATTGTGAGACGCAGCAGTGGGAAAAAATCAAATCGTACATCACCACAATCACCAACAGGATCGGGGGTCGCGGGCGCCATCGATTCGTTATCATCGTCCACGTCGGGGGCAATGGCTGCTGTGTCGAATACTTCGGTTACAACTTCCATGCAGCCAGCGTCATGTACAGACGATGATAGTATATTAGATACGGTGGACTTATCCACTGATAATTTACCAGCGGTTGATACACCTGATGCATGTGATAAGGCTGCACTCAG GTTGCGATGCTTATTGCGACAATTGCAATGTGGAGAAATCTCTGCAGATTTATTGCAACGCAATTTGCATTATGCAGCTCGAGTGCTTGAAGCCGTTTTTATTGATGAAACAAA GGAGACACCATCAAGAGGACAAAATAATGAAGAAACATCACATCAAGCGCCCTCCCGAACGACATCGTGCGAGCTGCGAAGTAATAATAGTACGCAGCCCGCAGTACAGCGTAGACGTCTACGGACGCCCGTCTGGGCAAG ACGATTAGCCGATGAAGATGACGAATTATCCGAAGTTCAACCAGATGCTGTGCCCCCTGAAGTACGAGAATGGTTAGCGTCAACATTCACTCGACAATTGGCGACAACTCGACGTAAAGCTgatgaaaaaccaaaatttcGGAGTGTTGCGCATGCAATACGTGCTGGTATATTTGTTGATCGAATATATCGGCGTGTTTCGAGTTCGGCTATGATGCAATTCCCACCAGAAGTTGTTAAAGTGTTGAAG acatTAGATGATTGGTCATTTGATGTATTTGGATTAAGTGAAGCAGCGACATCACAACCGTTAAAGTATTTGGGCTATGATCTATTAAATCGTTATGGTatgatacataaatttaaagtacCACCATCAATATTAGAAACATTTCTAAGTCGTATCGAAGATGGCTATTGTAAATATAAGAATCCATATCACAATAATTTACATGCCGCCGATGTTGCACAAACTGTACATTATATGTTATGTCAAACGGGTCTTATG aaTTGGTTAACTGATTTAGAAATATTTGCAACATTAGTTGCAGCAATTATCCATGATTATGAGCATACAGGAAccacaaataattttcatgttatGTCTGGAACAGAAACAGCTTTATTATATAATGATCGTGCTGTTTTAGAAAATCATCATATCAGTGCAGCGTTTAG ggtAATGAAAGACGATGAATgcaatatattacaaaatttgtcaCGTGATGAATTTCGTGAATTTCGTACATTAGTAATTGATATGGTATTAGCAACAGATATGAGCTttcattttcaacaattaaagaATATGAAGAATTTAATATCATTAGCTGAACCAACTGTAGATAAATCAAAAGCTGTATCATTAGTATTACATTGTTGTGATATATCACATCCTGCAAAG GAATATGACTTACATCATCGTTGGACCATGCTATTATTAGAAGAATTCTTCCGACAAGGTGATAAGGAACAAGAATTAGGTTTACCATTTAGTCCATTATGTGATCGTAACAATACATTGGTAGCAGAATCACAGATtggttttattgaatttattgtgGAACCCAGTTTATCTGTATGTAGTGATATGTTAGAAGTAATATTAGGACCATTTGCATCGGCAAATACGACCACAACGTCAGCATCCGGATCAGCAACTATTGTACATCATCAACAAACAATCGAAGAGAAACCGGGTAGTCAACAGACATCATCACCGTCAAAgagtaagaaaacaaaaatacaaagaCCATGGGTACATTGTTTGCTTGAAAATAAACGAATATGGAAAGAACAAGCTgcaaaag ATGCCGAAATTCGAGCTCAAAATGCACAACAACAAGAAAATCCACCATCTTCAGAagaataa
- the LOC123306212 gene encoding calcium/calmodulin-dependent 3',5'-cyclic nucleotide phosphodiesterase 1-like isoform X7 — MAAVSNTSVTTSMQPASCTDDDSILDTVDLSTDNLPAVDTPDACDKAALRLRCLLRQLQCGEISADLLQRNLHYAARVLEAVFIDETKETPSRGQNNEETSHQAPSRTTSCELRSNNSTQPAVQRRRLRTPVWARRLADEDDELSEVQPDAVPPEVREWLASTFTRQLATTRRKADEKPKFRSVAHAIRAGIFVDRIYRRVSSSAMMQFPPEVVKVLKTLDDWSFDVFGLSEAATSQPLKYLGYDLLNRYGMIHKFKVPPSILETFLSRIEDGYCKYKNPYHNNLHAADVAQTVHYMLCQTGLMNWLTDLEIFATLVAAIIHDYEHTGTTNNFHVMSGTETALLYNDRAVLENHHISAAFRVMKDDECNILQNLSRDEFREFRTLVIDMVLATDMSFHFQQLKNMKNLISLAEPTVDKSKAVSLVLHCCDISHPAKEYDLHHRWTMLLLEEFFRQGDKEQELGLPFSPLCDRNNTLVAESQIGFIEFIVEPSLSVCSDMLEVILGPFASANTTTTSASGSATIVHHQQTIEEKPGSQQTSSPSKSKKTKIQRPWVHCLLENKRIWKEQAAKDAEIRAQNAQQQENPPSSEE, encoded by the exons ATGGCTGCTGTGTCGAATACTTCGGTTACAACTTCCATGCAGCCAGCGTCATGTACAGACGATGATAGTATATTAGATACGGTGGACTTATCCACTGATAATTTACCAGCGGTTGATACACCTGATGCATGTGATAAGGCTGCACTCAG GTTGCGATGCTTATTGCGACAATTGCAATGTGGAGAAATCTCTGCAGATTTATTGCAACGCAATTTGCATTATGCAGCTCGAGTGCTTGAAGCCGTTTTTATTGATGAAACAAA GGAGACACCATCAAGAGGACAAAATAATGAAGAAACATCACATCAAGCGCCCTCCCGAACGACATCGTGCGAGCTGCGAAGTAATAATAGTACGCAGCCCGCAGTACAGCGTAGACGTCTACGGACGCCCGTCTGGGCAAG ACGATTAGCCGATGAAGATGACGAATTATCCGAAGTTCAACCAGATGCTGTGCCCCCTGAAGTACGAGAATGGTTAGCGTCAACATTCACTCGACAATTGGCGACAACTCGACGTAAAGCTgatgaaaaaccaaaatttcGGAGTGTTGCGCATGCAATACGTGCTGGTATATTTGTTGATCGAATATATCGGCGTGTTTCGAGTTCGGCTATGATGCAATTCCCACCAGAAGTTGTTAAAGTGTTGAAG acatTAGATGATTGGTCATTTGATGTATTTGGATTAAGTGAAGCAGCGACATCACAACCGTTAAAGTATTTGGGCTATGATCTATTAAATCGTTATGGTatgatacataaatttaaagtacCACCATCAATATTAGAAACATTTCTAAGTCGTATCGAAGATGGCTATTGTAAATATAAGAATCCATATCACAATAATTTACATGCCGCCGATGTTGCACAAACTGTACATTATATGTTATGTCAAACGGGTCTTATG aaTTGGTTAACTGATTTAGAAATATTTGCAACATTAGTTGCAGCAATTATCCATGATTATGAGCATACAGGAAccacaaataattttcatgttatGTCTGGAACAGAAACAGCTTTATTATATAATGATCGTGCTGTTTTAGAAAATCATCATATCAGTGCAGCGTTTAG ggtAATGAAAGACGATGAATgcaatatattacaaaatttgtcaCGTGATGAATTTCGTGAATTTCGTACATTAGTAATTGATATGGTATTAGCAACAGATATGAGCTttcattttcaacaattaaagaATATGAAGAATTTAATATCATTAGCTGAACCAACTGTAGATAAATCAAAAGCTGTATCATTAGTATTACATTGTTGTGATATATCACATCCTGCAAAG GAATATGACTTACATCATCGTTGGACCATGCTATTATTAGAAGAATTCTTCCGACAAGGTGATAAGGAACAAGAATTAGGTTTACCATTTAGTCCATTATGTGATCGTAACAATACATTGGTAGCAGAATCACAGATtggttttattgaatttattgtgGAACCCAGTTTATCTGTATGTAGTGATATGTTAGAAGTAATATTAGGACCATTTGCATCGGCAAATACGACCACAACGTCAGCATCCGGATCAGCAACTATTGTACATCATCAACAAACAATCGAAGAGAAACCGGGTAGTCAACAGACATCATCACCGTCAAAgagtaagaaaacaaaaatacaaagaCCATGGGTACATTGTTTGCTTGAAAATAAACGAATATGGAAAGAACAAGCTgcaaaag ATGCCGAAATTCGAGCTCAAAATGCACAACAACAAGAAAATCCACCATCTTCAGAagaataa
- the LOC123290373 gene encoding inactive lysozyme 1A-like produces the protein MFENMKHKFCFLLIVLLSFDLSLGKVFTRCGFAKELHGHGMTRKEIQSWTCIAEYMTGFNTSATRGPFEDGSKTHGPFLISDRWWCKEGSKKSENFCNVKCKALRSRKISASVNCARKIYSPKAGYWAWDIWTDNCENKLPNLDSCFPK, from the exons ATGTTCGAAAACATGAAGCATAAATTCTGCTTTTTATTAATAGTGTTGCTTAGTTTCGATTTAAGTTTGGGAAAAGTTTTTACTCGATGTGGATTTGCTAAAGAACTGCATGGTCATGGTATGACACGCAAAGAAATTCAATCAT ggACTTGTATTGCCGAATATATGACTGGCTTCAATACATCAGCTACCCGTGGTCCTTTCGAAGATGGTAGTAAGACTCATGGACCGTTTTTGATCAGTGATCGATGGTGGTGTAAAGAAGGTtcgaaaaaaagtgaaaacttctGCAATGTAAAATGCAAAG cttTGCGTTCAAGAAAAATATCAGCATCTGTAAATTGTGCCCGAAAAATTTACTCACCAAAGGCTGGTTATTGGGCGTGGGATATTTGGACAGATAATTGTGAAAACAAATTACCAAATCTAGACAGTTGTTTTCCCAAATAA
- the LOC123306212 gene encoding calcium/calmodulin-dependent 3',5'-cyclic nucleotide phosphodiesterase 1-like isoform X5, whose amino-acid sequence MSCPNLTISGRGQPDIIIIDTDGILLRDHFNTTNVASPPDRRITKDDSVICSRQAATQGNNRNGQLAKQGSLTIVRRSSGKKSNRTSPQSPTGSGVAGAIDSLSSSTSGAMAAVSNTSVTTSMQPASCTDDDSILDTVDLSTDNLPAVDTPDACDKAALRLRCLLRQLQCGEISADLLQRNLHYAARVLEAVFIDETKETPSRGQNNEETSHQAPSRTTSCELRSNNSTQPAVQRRRLRTPVWARRLADEDDELSEVQPDAVPPEVREWLASTFTRQLATTRRKADEKPKFRSVAHAIRAGIFVDRIYRRVSSSAMMQFPPEVVKVLKTLDDWSFDVFGLSEAATSQPLKYLGYDLLNRYGMIHKFKVPPSILETFLSRIEDGYCKYKNPYHNNLHAADVAQTVHYMLCQTGLMNWLTDLEIFATLVAAIIHDYEHTGTTNNFHVMSGTETALLYNDRAVLENHHISAAFRVMKDDECNILQNLSRDEFREFRTLVIDMVLATDMSFHFQQLKNMKNLISLAEPTVDKSKAVSLVLHCCDISHPAKEYDLHHRWTMLLLEEFFRQGDKEQELGLPFSPLCDRNNTLVAESQIGFIEFIVEPSLSVCSDMLEVILGPFASANTTTTSASGSATIVHHQQTIEEKPGSQQTSSPSKSKKTKIQRPWVHCLLENKRIWKEQAAKDAEIRAQNAQQQENPPSSEE is encoded by the exons TTGCGAGTCCGCCAGATCGACGAATAACAAAAGACGACAGTGTTATTTGTTCGAGACAAGCAGCAACACAAGGAAATAATCGAAATGGTCAGTTAGCCA AACAAGGATCATTGACAATTGTGAGACGCAGCAGTGGGAAAAAATCAAATCGTACATCACCACAATCACCAACAGGATCGGGGGTCGCGGGCGCCATCGATTCGTTATCATCGTCCACGTCGGGGGCAATGGCTGCTGTGTCGAATACTTCGGTTACAACTTCCATGCAGCCAGCGTCATGTACAGACGATGATAGTATATTAGATACGGTGGACTTATCCACTGATAATTTACCAGCGGTTGATACACCTGATGCATGTGATAAGGCTGCACTCAG GTTGCGATGCTTATTGCGACAATTGCAATGTGGAGAAATCTCTGCAGATTTATTGCAACGCAATTTGCATTATGCAGCTCGAGTGCTTGAAGCCGTTTTTATTGATGAAACAAA GGAGACACCATCAAGAGGACAAAATAATGAAGAAACATCACATCAAGCGCCCTCCCGAACGACATCGTGCGAGCTGCGAAGTAATAATAGTACGCAGCCCGCAGTACAGCGTAGACGTCTACGGACGCCCGTCTGGGCAAG ACGATTAGCCGATGAAGATGACGAATTATCCGAAGTTCAACCAGATGCTGTGCCCCCTGAAGTACGAGAATGGTTAGCGTCAACATTCACTCGACAATTGGCGACAACTCGACGTAAAGCTgatgaaaaaccaaaatttcGGAGTGTTGCGCATGCAATACGTGCTGGTATATTTGTTGATCGAATATATCGGCGTGTTTCGAGTTCGGCTATGATGCAATTCCCACCAGAAGTTGTTAAAGTGTTGAAG acatTAGATGATTGGTCATTTGATGTATTTGGATTAAGTGAAGCAGCGACATCACAACCGTTAAAGTATTTGGGCTATGATCTATTAAATCGTTATGGTatgatacataaatttaaagtacCACCATCAATATTAGAAACATTTCTAAGTCGTATCGAAGATGGCTATTGTAAATATAAGAATCCATATCACAATAATTTACATGCCGCCGATGTTGCACAAACTGTACATTATATGTTATGTCAAACGGGTCTTATG aaTTGGTTAACTGATTTAGAAATATTTGCAACATTAGTTGCAGCAATTATCCATGATTATGAGCATACAGGAAccacaaataattttcatgttatGTCTGGAACAGAAACAGCTTTATTATATAATGATCGTGCTGTTTTAGAAAATCATCATATCAGTGCAGCGTTTAG ggtAATGAAAGACGATGAATgcaatatattacaaaatttgtcaCGTGATGAATTTCGTGAATTTCGTACATTAGTAATTGATATGGTATTAGCAACAGATATGAGCTttcattttcaacaattaaagaATATGAAGAATTTAATATCATTAGCTGAACCAACTGTAGATAAATCAAAAGCTGTATCATTAGTATTACATTGTTGTGATATATCACATCCTGCAAAG GAATATGACTTACATCATCGTTGGACCATGCTATTATTAGAAGAATTCTTCCGACAAGGTGATAAGGAACAAGAATTAGGTTTACCATTTAGTCCATTATGTGATCGTAACAATACATTGGTAGCAGAATCACAGATtggttttattgaatttattgtgGAACCCAGTTTATCTGTATGTAGTGATATGTTAGAAGTAATATTAGGACCATTTGCATCGGCAAATACGACCACAACGTCAGCATCCGGATCAGCAACTATTGTACATCATCAACAAACAATCGAAGAGAAACCGGGTAGTCAACAGACATCATCACCGTCAAAgagtaagaaaacaaaaatacaaagaCCATGGGTACATTGTTTGCTTGAAAATAAACGAATATGGAAAGAACAAGCTgcaaaag ATGCCGAAATTCGAGCTCAAAATGCACAACAACAAGAAAATCCACCATCTTCAGAagaataa
- the LOC123290375 gene encoding lysozyme 2-like isoform X1 produces the protein MKFSFCFILLAILLSIDISLAKVYSRCGFAKELHGHGMTPREIATWTCIAEYMTGFNTSAQRGPFDDGSKTHGPFLISDRWWCKQGSKKSDNYCQSKCKALRSRRLTATVNCARKIATQNRGYGAWDVWTNNCDGKLPNLDSCFPKV, from the exons ATGAAGTTTTCATTTTGCTTTATATTATTAGCCATATTGTTAAGCATCGATATAAGTTTGGCAAAAGTATATTCACGATGTGGATTTGCTAAAGAACTGCATGGCCATGGTATGACACCAAGAGAAATTGCAACTT GGACTTGTATTGCTGAATATATGACTGGCTTCAATACATCAGCACAACGTGGTCCATTCGATGATGGTAGTAAAACTCATGGACCGTTTTTGATCAGTGATCGATGGTGGTGTAAACAAGGTTCGAAAAAAAGCGACAATTATTGCCAATCAAAATGCAAAG CTTTGCGTTCAAGGCGATTAACAGCAACTGTAAATTGTGCCAGAAAAATTGCCACACAAAATCGAGGTTATGGAGCATGGGATGTTTGGACAAATAATTGTGATGGAAAATTACCAAATTTAGACAGTTGTTTCCCTAAAGTTTaa
- the LOC123290375 gene encoding inactive lysozyme 1A-like isoform X3, whose amino-acid sequence MKFSFCFILLAILLSIDISLAKVYSRCGFAKELHGHGMTPREIATWTCIAEYTTGFNTSALRGPFDDKTKVHGPFLISDRWWCAGGFKGGKNLCKTTCKALRSSRVTASVNCARKIYQQQGYEAWVVWTKKCDGKLPNLEKCLK is encoded by the exons ATGAAGTTTTCATTTTGCTTTATATTATTAGCCATATTGTTAAGCATCGATATAAGTTTGGCAAAAGTATATTCACGATGTGGATTTGCTAAAGAACTGCATGGCCATGGTATGACACCAAGAGAAATTGCAACTT ggACTTGTATTGCTGAGTATACCACTGGCTTCAATACATCAGCACTCCGAGGTCCTTTCGATGATAAAACTAAAGTTCATGGACCATTTTTGATCAGCGATCGATGGTGGTGTGCTGGTGGTTTTAAAGGtggaaaaaatttatgcaaaacCACATGCAAAG cATTACGTTCAAGCAGAGTAACAGCATCGGTAAATTGTGcaagaaaaatttatcaacaacaaGGCTATGAAGCATGGGTAGTTTGGACAAAAAAATGTGATGGAAAATtaccaaatttagaaaaatgtttaaaataa
- the LOC123290375 gene encoding lysozyme C-like isoform X2, with protein sequence MKFAFCFLLLVIFLSFDISLGKIYSRCGFARELHGHGMTPREIATWTCIAEYTTGFNTSALRGPFDDKTKVHGPFLISDRWWCAGGFKGGKNLCKTTCKALRSSRVTASVNCARKIYQQQGYEAWVVWTKKCDGKLPNLEKCLK encoded by the exons ATGAAGTTTGcattttgctttttattattagttatatttttaagcttCGATATAAGTTTGGGAAAAATATATTCACGATGTGGATTTGCTAGAGAACTACATGGCCATGGTATGACACCAAGAGAAATTGCAACTT ggACTTGTATTGCTGAGTATACCACTGGCTTCAATACATCAGCACTCCGAGGTCCTTTCGATGATAAAACTAAAGTTCATGGACCATTTTTGATCAGCGATCGATGGTGGTGTGCTGGTGGTTTTAAAGGtggaaaaaatttatgcaaaacCACATGCAAAG cATTACGTTCAAGCAGAGTAACAGCATCGGTAAATTGTGcaagaaaaatttatcaacaacaaGGCTATGAAGCATGGGTAGTTTGGACAAAAAAATGTGATGGAAAATtaccaaatttagaaaaatgtttaaaataa
- the LOC123290372 gene encoding lysozyme 1-like has product MQSKVLLLILIVSLNLSLGKEYTRCEFVRELYGHGMTLKELANWACIAELESGFNTNVTRGPGDDGSMDHGPFKISDRWWCVEGSKPSANYCRTKCQELRSDSISASINCARRIYYQQGYGAWHNTWLKYCDNQLPDYEDCFPIIRGRRMN; this is encoded by the exons atgcaGTCTAAAGTTTTGTTGTTAATATTAATCGTAAGTTTGAATTTAAGTTTGGGAAAGGAATATACACGATGTGAATTTGTTAGAGAATTATATGGCCATGGTATGACACTCAAAGAACTGGCAAATT GGGCTTGTATTGCAGAACTAGAGTCTGGTTTCAATACAAATGTAACGCGAGGTCCAGGAGACGATGGTAGTATGGATCATGGTCCATTTAAGATCAGTGATCGATGGTGGTGTGTTGAAGGCTCGAAACCGAGTGCAAATTATTGCAGAACAAAATGCCAAG agttgCGATCAGATAGTATTTCAGCTTCAATAAATTGCGCAAGAAGAATTTATTACCAACAAGGCTATGGAGCATGGCATAACACTTGGCTAAAATATTGTGACAACCAGTTACCAGATTACGAAGATTGTTTTCCAATCATAAGAGGAAGACGTATGAACTAA
- the LOC123290363 gene encoding maltase 1-like, with amino-acid sequence MQTISKKLIDTYLEYLPSGRTPNWVLGNHDNHRVADRLGAGRIDALNIYTMTLPGVGVSYNGEEIGQEDGFVSWEETQDPNAINAGEDRYLQFTRDPERTPLQWDTTKNAGFSTANKTWLPVSDKYKQTNAKSQSPANADSHYNVYKTLIQLRKKSTLQDGSVATQTVGKNVLVVTRELKNSPTYLSVLNLGDQNEVVDLSKVATNVVEKSLKVEVASVGASNKKGSTIPRGELKLGPNEAYVLSTDL; translated from the exons ATGCaaacgatttcaaaaaaattaattgacacATATTTGGAATATTTACCAAGCGGTCGAACTCCAAATTGGGTG CTTGGAAATCATGATAACCACCGTGTAGCTGATCGTTTGGGTGCTGGTCGTATTGACGCTTTGAATATATACACAATGACGTTGCCCGGAGTTGGTGTTTCTTATAACGGTGAAGAGATCGGTCAGGAAGATGGTTTTGTATCATGGGAAGAAACACAAGATCCTAATGCAATTAATGCTGGTGAAGATCGATATCTACAATTCACACGGGATCCAGAACGTACACCCTTACAATGGGACACAACTAAAAATGCTGGATTTAGTACAGCCAATAAAACTTGGTTACCTGTTAGTGACAAATACAAACAAACCAATGCCAAAAGTCAATCCCCAGCAAATGCCGATTCTCATTACAATGTGTATAAAACACTGATTCAGCTAcgtaaaaaatcaactttacaagatggatcaGTAGCGACTCAAACGgttggaaaaaatgttttggttgTAACCAG agaattgaaaaattcacCAACTTATTTATCAGTATTAAATTTGGGCGACCAAAATGAAGTTGTGGATTTATCTAAGGTTGCTACTAATGTTgtagaaaaatcattaaaagttGAGGTTGCTAGCGTGGGTGCTTCCAACAAAAAGGG atccACAATTCCCAGAGGTGAATTAAAATTGGGTCCAAATGAAGCTTATGTTTTGTCTACGGatttataa
- the LOC123290378 gene encoding lysozyme-like: MKYVILLVTIIIVSNNNLANGKTFKNECELAKELLKHGFPKNQLNDWTCLVLSESSGDTKKTHKNNNGSTDYGLFQINDRYWCAHGKNGKDCNVNCNDLLKDDITLAAKCAKKVYDRHGFEAWYGWKNKCKNGKAKSVQHCFN; this comes from the exons ATGAAATACGTAATACTATTAGTGACAATAATTATTGTCTCTAACAATAATCTTGCAAAcggaaaaacatttaaaaatgaatgtgaACTTGCTAAAGAATTACTGAAACATGGATTTCcgaaaaatcaattaaacgATT GGACATGTTTGGTGCTTAGTGAAAGCAGTGGCGATACAAAAAAaacgcataaaaataataatggcaGTACCGATTATGGACTATTTCAAATTAATGATCGTTATTGGTGTGCACATGGAAAAAATGGTAAAGATTGTAATGTCAATTGCAatg ATTTGTTAAAAGATGATATAACTTTAGCTGCAAAATGTGCCAAAAAAGTATATGATCGCCATGGGTTTGAAGCATGGTATGGttggaaaaataaatgtaaaaatggtaaagCAAAATCCGTTCAACATTGCTTcaactaa